GAAAAACCCCTGCTGCAGTGCCCCCACCAGTCGGCCGGAGGTACACAAGGCAATGGCACCTATGGGTTGTTTCATTTTCCACGTCCGGTGGTTTTGCGCCAGCCCTCCCCAGGCATGGATCTCTCCCTGTAGGATATCTACCCAGAAGATCGTTCCGGATGCAGCATCCCAAAGAGGTGATTCCCCCAAGAGACACAGGTGCTCAGTAACCGTTTCTAACATATTACCCTCTATATAATATTTAAGATTGAATATTTACTATTTGGCGGTCGGCATTCACCCTCCTTTCGCATAGTGCCGTATGCTTTTACGACCAGTGCGGCCATTTTCGTGACACAACATACGTTACAAACCTCATCTACACTGCACCGCCTGACTATACGCGGTCAAATTGTTAAAAAAGTATAGAAACTAACGCTATTATTAAAACTTTTTCCCTTGCGTGCTGTATAGTTTTGAGGAGTAGTGAGGTACTGGTTCTGCTTGTTTGCTATATGGGCTTCGCATACTAGCCGATCCCTGGGCGGAAGTAGATAACAATCCCAGCCTTAAATAAGATTACCTTTCCACGCAAAGGCAAAACAACCATTTTTAAAGATCAGTGATCGACTGCTGATTTAAACCGTGAACATGAAAAGAACGCTTTATACCTTGCTGGCTGCCGCCTTTCTTGCTGCTTGCCACACACAGCCATCTGCGCAAACAACAACTGATAAAACGGCTTATGGGAAACAAGCCTGGGCCGAATCGGTGACCCCTGTTCGCCCGGGAGTGCCGGGCAAGACGCCCTTTTGGAATGCCAACGCGCGCCAGTTTATTTATGCACCTGCTTTTGACTACCAGCAGGTGACAAACGCCACTAAGTACCGCTATACCATTACACAAGAAACTAACGGTAAGACCTATAGCTTTGAAAGCGATGTACCCTATACACCTCTTAGCAAGGTATGGGCTGATGTACCGGTGGGATACTTCAATCTTTCAGTGGCAGGGATCTCGGCCAAAGGCGACTCTGTAGGTCTGGCAGGTAAAGGACGTTACTACCGCGCTGCTCCATTTAATGGCGTGTATCATACGCCTGCACTACCCTACGACTCCAGTGCCCGTCTGGCCCTGGACCGGCTGATGGAAAAAGATTACGTGACCTACTGGTTTGAGCATAAAACACCCAAATGGGATTATATCAATTACAGCTACCCCGCCAAGATCTACAGTGCCCTGGTTATCGGAGCCATCACCCACGCCCGCCTCAAAGCTGGCACTCCCGACGCGCAGCGTTCAACCGAACTGGCCCGCATAGTGGCCGACTATATGCTGAGCATCCGGTTTAAAGAAGGTACGCCATGGGAGTATTTTGTACCCACCTACTATGGCCCTCGCTCCGAAAAGACCACCACGCAGCACCTTAAACCAATCAACAGCTTCTCCATCATGGGTGTAGATGCCGGTAATGCGTTTCTGGACCTCTACGACTTCACGGGAGATAAAAAATACCTGGAAGCCGCACAACATATTGCCCAAACCTATTTAAAAACGCAGCTACCTGGTGGCAGTTGGTACCAGTTTGTTAACCACGAGACTGGCGAGCCAACTGCTAAAAACATTGTTATTCCGACATCGATCATCAACTACTTTGACCGACTGCAACATAACTATAAGATGCAAGGCCTGGAGGCTTCCACTCAAAAAGCGCTGGACTGGATCATGAACAACCCGGTTAAGACCTTTGATTGGCAAGGACAGTTTGAAGACATTGCAGCACGGGCATCTTATGGAAATCTGAGTCGCGAGCAGGCCTGCGATCTGGCTATGTACCTGTTCCGCAACAAAAAAGACCTAGTGTTGGCCGAGGAATTGGTGCGCTTTTCGGAAGACCAGTTTGTTATCTGGGAACAACCGGTAAAGGTTGCCTTCCAGGATCCCAAGCCCGGCGGACGCTCAGAAAACTGGATCACACCATCTGTGCAGGAGCAGTACGTGTTCTGGATGCCAGTAGGAAGAGCGGCAGGCGTAATGATGGAAACGTTCCTGAGCGCCTATAAAGCCACGGGCAAGGAGCTTTACCTCGCCAAGGCCAAATCCATCGCCAATTCCTTTACCTTGGCACAGAAGGCGCATAACGGTGATTACCCAACGTATTTTACTAAATACCCGTTGAACCTATGGTTGAACAGCACCGTTTATCCGGCCAAGTTGCTGATGAACTACCGGGATATTTTAGAGAAAGGGACTCCTGCTTACTCCTTGAAATAAGGAAGTATAGGAAACGAGATAAAAGACAAGGATGAAAAATTATTCCCTATTTCTAATTACGCAGGATGCTACAGATAGGGGAAATAGACACGTACCAAAAGTGGTTTACTGCGAACTAACTTTACTTACCAGAAACAAGAAGCCCCGCCAAAAGCGGGGCTTTGTTTTATTTGGCGCAGAGTGAGGGATTCGAACCTACTCCGCTACGCCTTTATTTTCAAGCCTTTCGGCGGGTGATCAAACCATGAGTCTCGATTTAGACTCGCCTGCAATAAAACTGGCTTTATTTTCTCTAAGTTAATGAATTTGTAGTGATTACATTTAGTTTACACCTTCTAATTCAAGTCTTCATTTTAAGCCATTTTGAATGACAAATGGTGGTAATGAAGGTAAACTTGCTATCTCAGCTTCTAAAGAGGCAATATCTTCATTTCTATAATCACTCGTACGATGTGCCAGTAAATGGGCCATATGAATTGGGCCGATGCACCTTTGCATTTCAGGCATTATAATAAACATCTTACTCTCATCAATTTTGCCCTGCCAATGTGTTTTATTTTGGGTTACCTGTATAAGAGAGCCTCTTGCTCCATAAAAGTTCGAATATAAAAGCAGCTTATTATCAGCAATAAGTAAGTTTATTACATGGCCTCCCTCCCACTTAAGAAACGAATCGATATTTTCAAAGCCGTCACCTCCGATAAAGCCCGACCCGTGGATTGGAATCTTATCTCTTTCTTCTCTATCTTTTGTCCACATGAACTTTCTTAAGAGTGATGCATCTTCACTAGTTTTAAAACTATCATGAAGAAAAATACACCCAAGCCCGAGTGCTAATTTTGCTAAAAAACGATTACCTAAATCCACGTCTATCGTAAAGGTCATAGCATGTTGTTTGCCTTGCATTTCCCAAAGCCTAGCATGTAAGTCTATTAATTCATCAGGAATATCTTTAAAACCGATCCCGTCAATATCCGGAGTTGGACCATTACCTAAATAAAGAGGCGACTTCTTAAAAGCACTAGCAAAAGAATAAATTACTGTAGGTAACCAAGCTGGATTATTTGAACGAAGGAAAATAAACGCAAATCCATAATCAACATTAGCCTTTCGTATATGTGGAGGAACTCCAACCATCACTGGCGTATCTAGATCATTTGAATAAGGCGCATGGAAGTGATAAATTAAGTCACCTGTTGGGCCAAGATAGTTTTCACATATCTTCCCCTCAAAGGCCAACTCTTTAATTACTCCCATGTATATCAATGGCAAAATAGTATCGGGGGTTAGGCGAGTGTATTTTGTAGCATTACTAGCACGGTAATTATTTATAAACCAGCTTTTAGTAAAAGGCGCATCAATAAAGAAGCCTGCAATATTATTGCATCTTTCACAAACAAGGTCAGTTGAGAATGGATTTATAGGCTGAAGAACGCCTCCAATTGCACGAGGCAAAATATGTTCTTGCGAAAATTCACCTTCTTCTTTCTCCCGGTTACAATAAATACAGATTCTCATGTTAAATCTAGCTCGTTCAACTACTTTGATTTATTATTATTTTCGACAGTTTCTTCATTACCAAACAAAGCCAATATCGCTTTTCTGCCCCTTTCACGTTCGTTTGACTTTTCCACCTGTACCTTCTCGTCGAGGTTAAATCCATAATAATACTGAATGCGCTCAATCTGTAGTTTTAGCTTATTGAACTCAGTACTAAGATTCTCGAACTCCTTTGCCTTTACCATTAAGTTTTGAAAATATTCCTTGCGCCATTTCGCAATCTCTTCTGGAATATTAGGTGGAGGCCCGCCTGTAACGCCCACAATATAAGATAGCTTAGCTTTGGCTTCCAACTTCTCAACAGCAGCATTTTCGTTCAATTTCATACACCTGAATAGCTCGTCTGTCATCTGTAAGTTTTCTGGAACTGTATCAGCTAGTTCTCTTTTATAATTCCAAATCTCTTCATCGAATCCCCCTCTTTTACTGTCACTCTTATTTTCAATTTCTAGAGGCTTATTTTCTGCAAATTGTTTGGTTCCACAAAAAGAACAATATACACTGTCATTATCGATTTCTTTTCCGCATGATTTACAATACATATTGACACAAGTTTACTACTGTTACTTAAGATATTTATGGCCATCGCAGCTTAGTAGATATGGCATTCCTCTAGACCTGCTCCGATCTTAAACCTTGTCTTAGTTTGGCAAAAACCATTCGTAAAGCTTTTGCATGGCATTTCGGCAACACAGTTTGTGCTGTTGACGTTTCTGTATGACTAAACACTAACACATCATTTAAAGAGGACATTAAATTGCCTTCTGAACTCTTTTTAGTGATCAATAAGTATTCTTTGCCCTCTTCATCTCGCCATGTAGTGGTAGCTACCCAAAACCGGCCCTCTTTCATAAACTTGTCTATTGCTTTATTTATACCGAGTCTGGCTTCAATGGCATCATTTTTTTCTTTTTCAATTCTGGCTCTTTCTTGCATTCTCAGGTAGGCTTCATGATTTTTTTGGGCTTCTATTCGCTTTATTTCATCTTCTTGTGATGCCTTGATGCCATAATTAGCACCTACAATACCACCAATCAATGCAGTTAGACCTACTACAATAGCAACTACAGGCCCTGTGCGTTGAGATTTCTTTATCATGTTTATTTCACCAAATCCTGCCAATATGCCTACAAATCCTCCCAACAAAAAGCCATAAAAGCCATTTTTAATATGTTTCATCTTTGCTTCGATTTAATAAACAAATGCAAGCTGCTTGGAATTCAAATTATTAGTCACTTAACTAAACGACTATGTATTTTTTCATAAGCATGTCAATTCGTGGTTATTCTTTATAAATAACGGGTTTCAATATTTACTCTTTTGTATTCGATAGGGTTTGTTTTATCTGCAAACCCTCTCAAGTATTTCCCTTCTTCTACTATGGTGAGTGTGTGAACTCCTGATAGGTGCCTCTTGCCTGCTGACATCAAAACAAAAATTATTTCCTGAGTATCTGGATTACAATGAAAATTTTCAATACTGGAAACATATTCCGTTTGTTTAGTAGACTCATCAAGTTGTGAAATTGCCCCACCGTCTATGAAAATCACATAAGATAAAGTGAATTTATTCTCCTCATTCTGCATTGTGACGCTCCATTGACCGTTCATTAAGCCAATATTATTTAATCGCCGCCATCTGTTAATCCAGCTTTGGTTCTCATTGGCTGTGTGAGTAAGTTCCAGATGGGTAGTCTTCAATGATTCATTTTCCTTTAAATATTCGCTTTCTTTCTCTAACACTTGTTCTAAAAGATGCGTCCGTTCAATATAGTTATCGCGTAGCTGAATGTATTTTGATACAGAAACCTTTCCTGTCTTTGTGATTCTGAGGTTTAAGTTGGTGCCCCATGTTTTTGCCCAAGCATGGACTGCTTGAATGACATTTTTTATTATTGGATAACCGAATGTAT
This genomic interval from Flavisolibacter tropicus contains the following:
- a CDS encoding AGE family epimerase/isomerase, which encodes MKRTLYTLLAAAFLAACHTQPSAQTTTDKTAYGKQAWAESVTPVRPGVPGKTPFWNANARQFIYAPAFDYQQVTNATKYRYTITQETNGKTYSFESDVPYTPLSKVWADVPVGYFNLSVAGISAKGDSVGLAGKGRYYRAAPFNGVYHTPALPYDSSARLALDRLMEKDYVTYWFEHKTPKWDYINYSYPAKIYSALVIGAITHARLKAGTPDAQRSTELARIVADYMLSIRFKEGTPWEYFVPTYYGPRSEKTTTQHLKPINSFSIMGVDAGNAFLDLYDFTGDKKYLEAAQHIAQTYLKTQLPGGSWYQFVNHETGEPTAKNIVIPTSIINYFDRLQHNYKMQGLEASTQKALDWIMNNPVKTFDWQGQFEDIAARASYGNLSREQACDLAMYLFRNKKDLVLAEELVRFSEDQFVIWEQPVKVAFQDPKPGGRSENWITPSVQEQYVFWMPVGRAAGVMMETFLSAYKATGKELYLAKAKSIANSFTLAQKAHNGDYPTYFTKYPLNLWLNSTVYPAKLLMNYRDILEKGTPAYSLK
- a CDS encoding HNH endonuclease; translated protein: MRICIYCNREKEEGEFSQEHILPRAIGGVLQPINPFSTDLVCERCNNIAGFFIDAPFTKSWFINNYRASNATKYTRLTPDTILPLIYMGVIKELAFEGKICENYLGPTGDLIYHFHAPYSNDLDTPVMVGVPPHIRKANVDYGFAFIFLRSNNPAWLPTVIYSFASAFKKSPLYLGNGPTPDIDGIGFKDIPDELIDLHARLWEMQGKQHAMTFTIDVDLGNRFLAKLALGLGCIFLHDSFKTSEDASLLRKFMWTKDREERDKIPIHGSGFIGGDGFENIDSFLKWEGGHVINLLIADNKLLLYSNFYGARGSLIQVTQNKTHWQGKIDESKMFIIMPEMQRCIGPIHMAHLLAHRTSDYRNEDIASLEAEIASLPSLPPFVIQNGLK
- a CDS encoding zinc-ribbon domain-containing protein — translated: MYCKSCGKEIDNDSVYCSFCGTKQFAENKPLEIENKSDSKRGGFDEEIWNYKRELADTVPENLQMTDELFRCMKLNENAAVEKLEAKAKLSYIVGVTGGPPPNIPEEIAKWRKEYFQNLMVKAKEFENLSTEFNKLKLQIERIQYYYGFNLDEKVQVEKSNERERGRKAILALFGNEETVENNNKSK